A region from the Stutzerimonas stutzeri genome encodes:
- a CDS encoding zinc-dependent alcohol dehydrogenase: MKAVVYHGVGDIRLEDVAEPRIEAPTDAIVRITASAICGTDLHFVRGTVSGMKPGTILGHEAVGIVEELGDDVRNLQIGDRVVIPSTIACGNCAYCRSGYFAQCDVANPNGKEAGTSFYGGPSQTGPFHGLQAEKARIPFANIGLVKLPADVSDDQAILLSDIFPTGYFGAEMAEIRSGDTVAVFGCGPVGQFAIASAKLLGAGRVFAIDQYEDRLRMAQQQGAEIIDFNREDPVETLKRLTAGIGVDRAIDAVGIDAEHGCCGGKPADGAQSGQGAQWQPGDGPSQALEWAVQGLAKAGTLSIIGVYPPDATTFPIGMAMNKNITMNMGNCHHRKYIPQLIEMIQARRIDPAKILTQVKPMTDAIAAFEAFDRRERGWIKVELQPQRSGSAGDGSEESIVDKAIADTFPASDPTSMQNPGRF, from the coding sequence ATGAAAGCTGTCGTTTATCACGGTGTCGGCGATATCCGCCTCGAGGACGTCGCCGAGCCACGCATCGAAGCTCCTACCGATGCCATCGTTCGTATCACCGCCTCGGCCATCTGCGGTACCGATCTGCATTTCGTCCGCGGCACCGTCAGTGGAATGAAGCCCGGCACCATTCTCGGTCACGAAGCGGTTGGTATCGTCGAGGAGCTGGGCGACGACGTGCGCAACCTGCAGATCGGCGATCGTGTCGTGATCCCCTCGACCATCGCCTGCGGTAACTGCGCCTATTGCCGTTCCGGCTATTTCGCCCAGTGCGACGTCGCCAACCCGAACGGCAAGGAAGCCGGCACGTCGTTCTACGGCGGACCGTCGCAGACCGGTCCGTTCCATGGCCTGCAGGCCGAGAAGGCACGCATCCCCTTCGCCAACATCGGCCTGGTCAAGCTGCCGGCCGACGTCAGCGACGATCAGGCGATTCTGCTTTCGGACATCTTCCCGACCGGCTATTTCGGCGCGGAAATGGCCGAGATCCGCTCGGGCGATACCGTGGCCGTGTTCGGCTGTGGCCCGGTCGGCCAGTTCGCCATCGCCAGCGCCAAGCTGCTCGGAGCCGGGCGAGTGTTCGCCATCGACCAGTACGAAGACCGCCTGCGCATGGCGCAACAGCAGGGTGCGGAAATCATCGATTTCAACCGTGAAGACCCGGTGGAAACGCTCAAGCGGCTTACCGCGGGCATCGGTGTCGACCGGGCCATCGACGCGGTCGGTATCGATGCCGAACACGGCTGCTGCGGCGGCAAGCCCGCCGATGGCGCGCAATCAGGCCAGGGCGCCCAATGGCAGCCGGGCGATGGGCCTTCGCAAGCGCTGGAATGGGCGGTCCAGGGCCTGGCAAAGGCCGGCACGCTGTCCATCATCGGTGTATATCCGCCAGATGCCACCACCTTCCCCATTGGCATGGCGATGAACAAGAACATCACCATGAACATGGGCAATTGCCATCACCGCAAATACATCCCCCAGCTGATCGAGATGATCCAGGCCCGGCGTATCGATCCGGCGAAGATCCTTACCCAGGTGAAACCGATGACCGATGCCATCGCCGCGTTCGAGGCATTCGACCGGCGCGAGCGCGGCTGGATCAAGGTGGAGCTGCAGCCACAACGCAGCGGTTCGGCCGGCGATGGCTCGGAGGAAAGCATCGTCGACAAGGCCATCGCCGACACCTTTCCGGCCAGCGACCCGACCAGCATGCAAAACCCCGGCAGGTTCTAG
- a CDS encoding LysR family transcriptional regulator encodes MLDRITGMRVFTRAASAGSLSAAARQLGLSPAMATKHVDALEARLGVKLFHRSTRRLSLTAAGNSYLEACLRILPEIDEAEASVASQRVDAAGLLRMNVPLSFGTRFIAPLMPEFSRRHPAVRVELGLTDSQVDLIDGSWDMAVRIGRLTDSPLQARRLADCPLLVCASPGYLAQHGVPRRVSDLARHNCLGYSLSTLLGGREWAFGPAGEFRVPIQGNLIANNGAALVAAAVGDQGLIYQPQFIVAAALQRGELVTVELDQPALGLGGIHVVYPADRRPPAKVRAMIDYLVEAFSAELPWATPPR; translated from the coding sequence ATGCTCGATAGAATCACCGGTATGCGCGTCTTCACCCGAGCGGCCAGTGCCGGCAGCCTCTCGGCCGCAGCCCGCCAGCTCGGCCTGTCGCCCGCGATGGCGACCAAACACGTCGACGCGCTGGAAGCCCGTCTCGGCGTCAAATTGTTTCATCGCAGCACTCGCCGCCTGAGCCTGACCGCTGCCGGCAACAGTTATCTGGAAGCCTGTCTGCGTATCCTGCCGGAGATCGACGAGGCCGAAGCCAGCGTCGCCTCGCAGCGGGTCGACGCGGCCGGTCTGCTGCGCATGAACGTGCCGCTGTCATTCGGTACCCGCTTCATCGCGCCGTTGATGCCCGAATTCAGCCGCCGCCACCCCGCGGTCAGGGTGGAGCTGGGGCTGACCGACAGTCAGGTGGATCTGATCGACGGGAGCTGGGACATGGCGGTGCGAATAGGCCGCCTCACCGACAGTCCACTGCAGGCCAGACGGCTGGCCGACTGCCCGCTATTGGTATGCGCCTCGCCTGGTTACCTGGCGCAACATGGCGTGCCAAGGCGGGTCAGCGATCTGGCGCGGCACAACTGCCTGGGCTACAGCCTGTCGACGTTGCTCGGCGGCCGTGAATGGGCGTTCGGCCCGGCCGGTGAGTTTCGGGTGCCGATTCAAGGCAACCTGATCGCCAACAACGGCGCCGCGCTGGTGGCCGCCGCGGTAGGTGATCAGGGTCTGATCTACCAACCGCAGTTCATCGTCGCCGCAGCCCTGCAGCGTGGCGAGCTGGTGACGGTCGAGCTGGATCAGCCGGCGCTGGGGCTCGGCGGCATCCATGTGGTCTATCCAGCCGACCGCCGCCCACCCGCCAAGGTACGCGCCATGATCGACTATCTGGTCGAAGCCTTCTCCGCCGAACTGCCCTGGGCTACCCCGCCCCGCTGA